Proteins from a single region of Paenibacillus sp. BIHB 4019:
- a CDS encoding ABC transporter ATP-binding protein translates to MALLQLDNISVAYDQQYILKDFNLSLEKGQLLSLLGPSGCGKTTTLRLIAGFLDAKDGSFRFEGKDYTRTPINKRNFGLVFQSYALFPHLSVYENVAFGLRIRKVKDGDIRKRVMRMLEIVSLHGFEDRFPAALSGGQKQRVAIARALVIEPDLLLFDEPLSNLDANLRVNMRVEIRRIQQELGITTVYVSHDQEECFSISDKVAVMNKGIIEQLDHPSVIFKYPKTEFVGRFIGFNNFIAFTERQEDGDTVLLQANGLPFRAKRVQGMSAGMKGAIRPDDLLAGTLDEISEGPNVLDGTVKVSTYLGRSYQYIVETALGEFTVNKEMLSPFENGQRIRLLVPPEKLVLVD, encoded by the coding sequence GTGGCCTTACTACAGCTGGATAACATATCGGTCGCTTATGACCAGCAATATATTTTGAAGGATTTCAACCTGTCTCTGGAAAAAGGACAGCTGCTTTCCCTGCTTGGGCCAAGCGGCTGCGGCAAAACGACGACGCTGCGCCTAATCGCCGGGTTTCTGGATGCCAAGGACGGCTCCTTCCGTTTTGAAGGCAAAGATTATACGCGGACACCGATTAATAAACGCAACTTTGGGCTCGTTTTTCAAAGCTATGCCCTATTCCCGCATTTGTCCGTATACGAAAACGTCGCTTTCGGGCTTCGCATTCGCAAAGTGAAAGATGGCGACATTCGAAAACGCGTCATGAGGATGCTGGAGATCGTTAGCTTGCATGGCTTTGAGGACCGCTTCCCTGCCGCTCTGTCTGGCGGACAAAAGCAGCGTGTCGCCATTGCCCGCGCACTCGTAATTGAGCCGGACCTGCTGTTGTTCGATGAGCCGCTTAGCAATTTGGATGCAAATTTGCGGGTCAATATGCGAGTGGAAATCCGCCGCATTCAACAGGAGCTTGGTATTACGACCGTATACGTCTCGCATGACCAAGAGGAATGCTTCTCGATTTCCGATAAAGTTGCCGTAATGAATAAAGGCATTATTGAGCAGCTTGATCATCCCTCGGTTATTTTCAAATATCCGAAAACCGAATTTGTAGGCCGTTTTATCGGTTTTAACAATTTTATTGCCTTTACAGAACGGCAAGAGGATGGCGATACCGTGCTGCTGCAAGCAAATGGACTGCCCTTCCGCGCGAAGAGGGTTCAAGGCATGTCTGCCGGAATGAAGGGCGCAATCCGCCCCGATGACTTGCTGGCAGGAACATTGGATGAAATTAGCGAAGGGCCGAACGTGCTGGACGGCACTGTGAAGGTAAGCACTTATTTGGGCCGCAGCTATCAATACATTGTCGAAACCGCGCTGGGGGAATTTACGGTGAACAAGGAAATGCTCAGTCCCTTTGAAAATGGGCAGCGCATCCGCTTGCTTGTTCCGCCAGAGAAGCTGGTTTTAGTTGATTAA
- a CDS encoding nucleoside hydrolase, translated as MKKIMLDVDTGIDDALGILLALRCGEVELLGISTVNGNVSVDTATANTCKILDLAKNHTVPVIRGANAPLMRKPVFEHRVHGQDGLGGALKEVAPSTERIRKDSFGPDFLIEQVQKYPGEITLVATGPLTNVALAISKYPAMMHELKELVVMGGVVRGFGNVTPTAEYNMFVDPEAAKLVLGAGFPKLRLVGLDVTRRALLTKEHIRSMGDSPLAEYVAASTADYMLRYYERNGVQACAMHDPLAVAAAIWPELLTSERYYVDVETKSELCDGQTVCDFQNRLQREPNVDVCLEVDAELFLARFISALSQTAQ; from the coding sequence ATGAAAAAAATAATGCTGGACGTCGATACGGGCATCGACGACGCTTTAGGCATTCTGCTCGCGCTGCGCTGCGGCGAAGTTGAACTGCTCGGCATTTCCACAGTAAATGGCAACGTATCCGTAGATACTGCGACAGCTAATACGTGCAAGATTTTAGATTTGGCAAAAAATCATACCGTGCCCGTCATCCGCGGAGCCAACGCGCCGCTTATGCGCAAGCCGGTATTCGAGCATCGCGTGCATGGACAAGACGGACTCGGCGGTGCGCTCAAAGAGGTTGCCCCCTCCACTGAACGAATACGCAAAGACAGCTTCGGTCCTGATTTCCTCATTGAGCAGGTGCAGAAGTATCCTGGCGAAATTACGCTTGTAGCGACTGGCCCCCTGACCAATGTGGCGCTTGCTATAAGCAAATACCCGGCAATGATGCATGAGCTGAAGGAGCTTGTCGTCATGGGCGGAGTCGTCCGTGGCTTCGGCAATGTGACGCCAACGGCCGAATACAATATGTTCGTCGATCCGGAAGCGGCAAAGCTCGTGCTTGGAGCAGGCTTTCCAAAGCTGCGCCTGGTTGGCCTTGATGTAACGCGGCGTGCACTGCTGACGAAAGAGCATATCCGTTCCATGGGCGATAGTCCGCTCGCCGAATATGTCGCTGCAAGCACAGCCGATTATATGCTGCGCTATTACGAGCGCAACGGCGTTCAGGCATGCGCCATGCATGATCCCTTGGCCGTTGCCGCGGCAATATGGCCTGAGCTTCTTACGTCGGAGCGCTACTATGTCGATGTCGAGACGAAAAGCGAGCTATGCGATGGGCAAACGGTATGCGATTTTCAAAACCGCCTGCAGCGCGAGCCTAACGTCGATGTTTGCCTGGAAGTAGACGCGGAGCTGTTTCTGGCGCGCTTCATCAGCGCATTAAGCCAAACTGCACAATAA
- the isdC gene encoding heme uptake protein IsdC produces MICFLVLLAAPSAYAESMADGTYTIDYVIKKAEDESASMANDYWEKPAKVIVENGKITVQLQINHSAWVTEFKVPGGGGFVNTKVISSSKANDTRVVQFNVDDLSKTMLSKIHVTVPDIDYDHDYTIRFDFDTNSLKLVSKVETPAKTETTPKPAESAETKPVVTPTPKATASPKATKVPAKDGNSEATATPKASAQATPTAANEKGAAGSVTESAIPSSATPQETVASAAPEAAVNPEASADAATSAAEATASPEEAEKAVLEAGTDETVDASSATETEMAAEDAGKVDGAVSVEAAAEVEPLQERSNNWTTPLTVVGIVILAGAAMYFYRKNKTKN; encoded by the coding sequence ATTATTTGTTTTTTGGTTCTTCTTGCAGCGCCGTCGGCTTATGCAGAAAGCATGGCAGATGGTACATATACGATCGATTATGTCATCAAGAAAGCTGAAGATGAATCAGCATCTATGGCAAATGATTATTGGGAAAAGCCTGCCAAGGTTATCGTTGAAAATGGAAAAATAACGGTGCAGCTGCAAATTAATCATAGTGCTTGGGTAACAGAGTTCAAAGTTCCTGGCGGTGGGGGGTTCGTGAATACGAAGGTGATCAGCAGCAGCAAAGCTAATGATACCCGAGTTGTACAGTTCAATGTAGACGACTTGTCTAAAACGATGCTGTCAAAAATTCATGTTACGGTCCCCGATATTGATTATGATCACGACTACACTATACGATTCGATTTTGATACGAATAGCCTGAAGCTAGTAAGCAAGGTAGAAACTCCTGCGAAGACGGAGACTACTCCCAAACCTGCAGAGTCTGCAGAAACAAAGCCGGTTGTCACACCGACTCCTAAGGCGACTGCTTCCCCGAAAGCTACTAAGGTGCCTGCTAAGGATGGAAATTCCGAGGCAACAGCAACGCCGAAAGCTTCGGCTCAAGCAACGCCAACTGCTGCTAATGAAAAGGGTGCAGCTGGCAGCGTAACCGAAAGCGCTATCCCATCATCGGCAACGCCTCAGGAGACCGTTGCAAGCGCAGCTCCTGAAGCCGCAGTTAACCCGGAAGCATCCGCTGATGCAGCAACTTCTGCCGCTGAGGCAACTGCTTCTCCAGAGGAAGCTGAGAAGGCTGTTTTGGAAGCGGGAACAGACGAGACTGTTGACGCTTCAAGTGCAACCGAAACTGAAATGGCAGCCGAGGATGCGGGCAAGGTGGATGGTGCTGTTTCTGTAGAAGCCGCAGCAGAGGTAGAACCGCTTCAAGAGCGTTCCAATAATTGGACAACGCCATTGACGGTTGTAGGTATCGTTATTTTAGCAGGAGCTGCTATGTATTTTTATCGTAAGAACAAAACCAAAAACTAA
- a CDS encoding NEAT domain-containing protein, which yields MMKSFKKMMPLMLLVMAVALIVQVGSAFAATSKNYNVLKPDGTISTWANSYAVKPASVASDGETVTLAFNDTVYIQSLTIVDGSTSTTYYGTIVGSTRVFTFTVDDFSVNTQAKLHVVVPGVYDTVHDIQFKWL from the coding sequence ATGATGAAATCGTTCAAAAAAATGATGCCTTTGATGCTGTTGGTTATGGCTGTTGCACTTATTGTTCAAGTAGGTTCCGCTTTTGCCGCAACTTCTAAAAACTACAATGTTTTGAAACCGGATGGAACGATTTCCACTTGGGCGAATTCCTATGCAGTTAAGCCTGCTTCCGTAGCTAGCGATGGCGAAACGGTCACTCTTGCATTCAATGATACAGTTTACATTCAAAGCCTGACAATTGTTGACGGTTCTACTTCCACTACTTACTATGGCACGATCGTTGGCAGCACACGCGTATTCACGTTCACAGTTGATGATTTCAGCGTTAACACACAAGCTAAGCTTCATGTTGTCGTACCAGGTGTATACGACACTGTACACGACATTCAATTTAAATGGCTGTAA
- the isdG gene encoding heme oxygenase encodes MNAAIHIDNVGLSVGAFEMEDANMIIPSGKITAIVGPNGSGKSTMLKVITKLLTPDKGEVFINQKPLKSYKTKDFAKDIAMLTQSKEMIPDLTVRELVSFGRSPHKPMFKNKMTHEDNDIIDWALKITGTKRYQHQMFYTLSGGEQQKARIAMALAQKTNILLLDEPTTYLDIAHQFDVMEMLQQINRNHQITIVMVLHDLQQAAAYCDHMIAMKRGLIAMTGEPQTVLTSEFLKDVYNMDARIKFDEGYPLIIPNPRKNQEDTKMIIVTNASHITKGNAHKLIERFDRVGDVEKAEGFLGLEVLLTEKTKDYEEVSIVTRWNTKDDFQAWTRSDAFREAHSRRGGTPDYIISNTITFYEVKVIRNPIAAAN; translated from the coding sequence ATGAATGCTGCTATTCATATTGATAATGTAGGCTTATCCGTCGGCGCTTTCGAAATGGAAGATGCCAATATGATTATCCCTTCTGGAAAAATCACGGCCATTGTTGGTCCGAATGGATCAGGCAAATCGACAATGCTGAAGGTCATTACCAAGCTGCTTACGCCAGACAAAGGCGAAGTATTTATTAATCAAAAGCCGCTTAAAAGCTACAAAACCAAAGATTTTGCCAAAGATATCGCAATGCTTACGCAATCCAAAGAAATGATTCCCGACCTAACGGTACGTGAACTCGTCTCCTTTGGGCGCTCGCCTCATAAGCCTATGTTCAAAAACAAAATGACACACGAAGACAATGACATCATCGATTGGGCCTTAAAGATTACCGGTACTAAGCGTTACCAGCACCAAATGTTTTACACTTTATCTGGAGGTGAACAGCAAAAAGCCCGAATCGCAATGGCTTTGGCGCAAAAAACGAATATTCTTCTGCTCGACGAGCCTACTACTTACCTCGATATTGCCCATCAATTCGATGTAATGGAGATGCTGCAGCAGATTAATCGGAATCATCAGATTACAATTGTTATGGTTTTACATGACCTCCAACAAGCAGCTGCATACTGTGACCATATGATTGCTATGAAACGCGGATTAATTGCCATGACAGGGGAACCCCAAACCGTACTAACTTCAGAGTTTTTAAAAGATGTGTATAATATGGATGCCCGTATCAAATTTGATGAAGGTTATCCCCTTATTATCCCGAATCCAAGAAAAAATCAGGAGGACACCAAAATGATTATTGTAACGAATGCATCCCATATTACAAAAGGCAATGCCCATAAGCTGATTGAGCGCTTCGACCGCGTTGGCGATGTAGAGAAAGCGGAGGGTTTCCTTGGCCTTGAGGTTTTGCTGACAGAGAAAACGAAAGATTATGAGGAAGTATCCATTGTAACACGCTGGAATACGAAGGATGATTTCCAAGCTTGGACTCGCAGCGACGCTTTCCGTGAAGCTCATTCTCGTCGTGGTGGAACACCGGACTATATTATTTCCAATACAATTACCTTCTACGAAGTTAAAGTCATCAGAAACCCGATTGCTGCGGCTAACTAG
- a CDS encoding DUF2294 domain-containing protein, with the protein MLQIDSSEFKKKLSHIYNEVSKELFGFGTTLLRTAVDSGTITLYARHRRSPRSTILEGEAPNLKYEVDFYMSSIYKKKLKERLENDLQLHIEVLLRDYDPATQWAVTNIILNTEAVR; encoded by the coding sequence ATGCTTCAAATAGACTCAAGTGAATTCAAGAAGAAACTCAGCCATATTTATAACGAAGTATCCAAAGAATTGTTCGGGTTTGGCACAACCTTGCTCAGAACAGCCGTTGATAGCGGCACGATTACGTTATATGCCAGGCATCGACGTTCCCCCCGCTCCACCATTTTGGAGGGCGAGGCTCCTAATTTGAAATACGAAGTCGATTTTTATATGTCTTCTATTTATAAGAAGAAGCTGAAGGAACGGCTGGAGAATGATTTACAGCTTCATATCGAAGTGCTGCTTCGGGATTATGATCCGGCAACGCAGTGGGCTGTTACGAACATTATTTTAAATACTGAAGCCGTACGCTGA
- a CDS encoding ABC transporter permease codes for MQSKSYGLTLFTFLVYLFLLGPLILIAIASFEPSTVLKFPLTGFSLKWYKNVFEVGLFMSTFKTSVIVSLLGNLLALLLGVPAAYALSRGTFRGQNTLNAIFLSPLLIPGIVLGFTLLKFIIISLHIPIYAALLIGHTIIMLPFIIRVIGSSLSNFDFAIEEASLSLGSSRLATFFKVVLPNIRSGIIAAVLIAFLESFNNVDISIFMSGPGISTLPIQMLTYVQNYFDPTIAALSVMLMIFTAFIMFLIERLLGLSYFTKR; via the coding sequence ATGCAAAGCAAAAGCTATGGACTTACACTATTCACGTTTCTTGTCTATTTGTTTCTGCTCGGGCCGCTCATTCTGATCGCAATTGCGTCGTTCGAGCCAAGCACCGTGCTGAAATTTCCGCTGACGGGCTTTTCCCTCAAGTGGTACAAAAATGTATTTGAAGTCGGGCTTTTCATGAGCACCTTCAAAACCTCCGTCATCGTTTCCCTTCTCGGCAATTTACTCGCGCTGCTGCTCGGGGTTCCGGCGGCTTACGCCTTAAGCAGAGGAACGTTTCGGGGCCAAAATACACTGAATGCGATTTTCCTTTCGCCTTTGCTCATACCCGGCATTGTACTTGGTTTTACTTTGCTCAAGTTCATTATTATATCGCTGCATATTCCGATTTACGCCGCGCTGCTGATCGGGCACACCATCATTATGCTGCCGTTCATCATCCGCGTCATCGGTTCGAGCTTAAGCAACTTTGATTTTGCTATTGAGGAAGCATCGCTTAGCCTCGGCTCCAGCAGGCTCGCTACCTTTTTCAAGGTCGTGCTGCCTAATATCCGCTCCGGCATCATTGCCGCGGTGCTGATCGCCTTTCTGGAATCGTTCAACAACGTCGATATATCCATCTTCATGTCTGGTCCGGGAATCAGTACATTGCCGATTCAGATGCTGACGTATGTGCAAAATTACTTTGATCCAACCATTGCTGCCCTGTCTGTCATGCTGATGATTTTCACCGCATTCATTATGTTTCTGATTGAAAGACTGCTTGGGCTATCCTATTTCACTAAACGATAA
- a CDS encoding NEAT domain-containing protein: MLKSLSLKKSSTMFLLMAMLLMAFAVAPAFANPTLADGEYKINFKVLKDGTSSTSTMDGYAVKPAKLIVENGQFYVETTWNNASWIPDIQVDLDGDGVYTDADLVGTSGNTKTVGFEVADLSAKVETKTHVVIPFLFYDSWYNVQIQFDESSIAPY, from the coding sequence ATGCTGAAATCTTTATCTTTGAAAAAATCTTCAACTATGTTTTTGCTAATGGCTATGCTGCTCATGGCCTTTGCTGTAGCTCCGGCCTTTGCTAATCCGACACTTGCTGATGGCGAGTATAAGATCAATTTCAAAGTGCTGAAAGATGGCACAAGCAGCACTTCTACGATGGATGGTTATGCAGTTAAACCTGCTAAGCTGATTGTAGAAAACGGACAATTTTATGTAGAGACGACTTGGAACAACGCTTCGTGGATTCCTGATATCCAAGTAGATCTAGATGGAGATGGCGTATACACAGACGCTGATCTAGTTGGCACTTCAGGCAATACGAAAACAGTAGGCTTCGAAGTTGCAGATTTGTCTGCGAAAGTGGAAACGAAAACGCATGTCGTTATTCCATTCCTTTTCTATGACAGCTGGTACAACGTTCAAATTCAATTTGATGAGAGCAGTATTGCCCCTTACTAA
- a CDS encoding ABC transporter permease: protein MKKRYLYMLLLPGLLFLALFMIFPLVATVGSTLFQDGHFTFIHYTQFLTDAYFLEILGTTLLVSFMTTIICVVIGFPVAYYISKLPPRGKSILLALAIFPLLTSSVVRSFSWMIVLGKNGLINNALMSIGLIHEPLSILYTPTAMIIGLVHLFLPLILITLVGVMENINHDLVEAAQSLGASRFSAFRKIVVPLSIPGLIIGSILVFVGSLTAYTTPALLGGKQRVISTFLYQNAITLNDWNAASAIATMMMIITFVVIAIMNKAAAKFNPKG, encoded by the coding sequence ATGAAAAAACGATATTTATATATGCTGCTCTTGCCCGGCTTGCTGTTTCTGGCGCTATTTATGATTTTCCCGCTTGTGGCTACCGTAGGGTCTACCCTGTTTCAAGACGGCCACTTTACGTTCATCCATTATACGCAGTTTCTAACGGATGCTTATTTTCTTGAAATTTTAGGCACGACCCTGCTCGTCAGCTTTATGACGACTATCATTTGCGTAGTCATCGGCTTTCCCGTTGCCTACTACATTTCGAAGCTTCCGCCGCGCGGCAAAAGCATTTTGCTAGCCTTGGCTATATTCCCGCTGCTGACAAGCTCGGTAGTACGTTCCTTTAGCTGGATGATCGTGCTTGGCAAAAACGGGCTAATCAACAATGCGTTAATGAGCATCGGCCTCATTCATGAGCCGCTTAGCATTTTGTACACGCCAACCGCCATGATTATTGGCCTGGTTCATTTGTTTCTGCCCTTGATTCTGATTACTCTGGTCGGCGTAATGGAGAACATCAATCATGATTTGGTAGAAGCGGCGCAAAGCCTCGGCGCTTCCCGCTTTTCTGCCTTCCGTAAAATCGTCGTGCCATTAAGCATACCCGGCCTTATTATCGGCAGCATTCTGGTATTCGTCGGCAGCTTGACCGCTTATACAACACCTGCCCTGCTAGGCGGCAAGCAGCGCGTCATCTCAACCTTTTTGTATCAGAACGCCATTACGCTGAATGATTGGAATGCGGCGTCAGCGATTGCAACGATGATGATGATCATTACTTTCGTTGTAATCGCGATCATGAATAAGGCTGCGGCCAAATTTAATCCGAAGGGGTAG
- a CDS encoding ABC transporter substrate-binding protein, whose translation MKIVYPVMLALLLLAAPGCSQNVNSAASQGVASQAEKQNAVAITDFAGRQLTFAAVPSHIVALSNGEADIIYALGGTLVGRPTSSVPLANEEAEAVEQIGSTHEVDLEKIAFLKADVVLGNNPMNTKDIPTIESIGAKMVLSSANSIDDIKKQITLLGQLLQKQSRAEELIAEIDGKLSQIAANASTNKTRALLVYGAPGTFMAALPNSLSGNILEMAGGENIASDYEALQSYPQYAQLNSERIVQSNPQVVMIMTHGNPEQVKDAFLKEMQSNAAWNGLDAVKNNAIEVLPADLFGTNPGTRITDALTLMIELLDGAKTQP comes from the coding sequence ATGAAAATTGTATACCCTGTGATGCTGGCCCTGCTTCTCTTAGCCGCACCAGGTTGCTCACAAAATGTTAATTCAGCCGCCTCACAAGGGGTTGCAAGTCAAGCCGAGAAACAAAATGCGGTAGCCATAACCGATTTCGCCGGAAGGCAACTAACATTTGCTGCTGTCCCTTCGCATATTGTAGCGTTAAGCAATGGTGAAGCCGATATTATTTATGCCCTAGGGGGAACACTCGTCGGCCGGCCTACCTCCTCCGTTCCATTAGCCAACGAAGAAGCGGAGGCCGTGGAACAAATCGGCTCTACCCACGAGGTCGATCTGGAGAAAATCGCCTTTTTGAAAGCGGATGTCGTTCTCGGCAACAATCCTATGAATACGAAGGATATCCCCACTATTGAAAGCATTGGGGCCAAGATGGTGCTCTCCTCTGCCAATTCAATAGACGATATTAAAAAGCAAATTACGCTGTTAGGCCAGCTTCTGCAAAAACAGTCGCGGGCTGAAGAGCTTATTGCCGAAATCGATGGCAAGCTTAGCCAAATTGCAGCAAATGCCAGCACGAACAAGACGCGGGCTTTATTAGTATACGGCGCTCCGGGCACCTTTATGGCTGCACTGCCCAATTCTCTCAGCGGCAACATTTTGGAGATGGCTGGCGGAGAAAATATTGCCTCGGATTATGAAGCGCTTCAAAGCTATCCACAATATGCTCAGCTCAATTCAGAAAGAATCGTTCAGTCAAATCCGCAAGTTGTCATGATTATGACGCATGGCAATCCGGAACAGGTAAAGGATGCCTTCCTAAAGGAAATGCAAAGCAATGCTGCCTGGAATGGACTTGATGCTGTAAAAAATAATGCCATCGAAGTGCTTCCTGCTGATCTGTTCGGCACGAACCCGGGTACGCGTATCACCGATGCGCTCACCCTTATGATTGAATTGCTGGATGGAGCGAAGACGCAGCCATGA
- a CDS encoding iron ABC transporter permease: MNKTQRSRRRKWSIIIAPIILLLVTYFGLVYGSVPITLKEIGQVLTSDADPRYETIIMNLRMPRVIIGLLVGACLAASGALLQGVMRNPLADPGIIGVSAGGGLAAVITMVVLPQLGYMLPIAAFLGASITCLLIYLSAWDKGTSPIKIVLAGVAINALLGAVTNGLMVVYSDRVQSVLPWLAGGLNGRSWSHLSFMAPYAIVGLLLCFLAIKPANVLLLGDDSAQLLGQKVQIQRFLLIILAALLAGAAVSVAGLIGFVGLVVPHAVRLIIGDDYRFLLPLSIVGGASLVVLADTFARTWFDPIELPVGILLACLGAPFFLYLLRKKGAIR, from the coding sequence ATGAATAAAACTCAGCGAAGCCGCCGGCGCAAATGGTCTATCATAATTGCGCCTATTATTTTGCTACTTGTTACTTATTTCGGTCTCGTTTACGGCTCCGTTCCTATTACTTTAAAAGAGATTGGCCAGGTTCTCACCTCCGATGCCGATCCCCGTTACGAAACTATCATTATGAATTTAAGAATGCCGCGCGTCATTATTGGCCTGCTCGTAGGCGCTTGCCTAGCTGCATCAGGCGCTCTGCTGCAAGGCGTAATGCGCAATCCTCTTGCGGATCCCGGCATTATTGGGGTTTCCGCTGGTGGCGGACTTGCAGCTGTCATTACGATGGTCGTTCTTCCGCAGCTTGGCTATATGCTGCCAATAGCAGCCTTTTTAGGCGCAAGCATTACTTGCCTGCTAATCTATTTGAGCGCATGGGACAAAGGGACATCGCCTATCAAAATCGTACTCGCAGGCGTAGCCATTAATGCGCTGCTCGGCGCTGTAACAAATGGACTTATGGTCGTCTATAGCGACCGCGTACAATCGGTTCTCCCTTGGCTTGCTGGTGGGCTGAACGGAAGAAGCTGGAGCCATCTCTCCTTTATGGCGCCTTATGCCATTGTCGGTTTGCTGCTTTGCTTTCTGGCGATTAAGCCAGCCAATGTGCTGCTGCTAGGCGATGACTCCGCCCAACTGCTTGGCCAAAAAGTTCAAATTCAGCGCTTCCTGCTCATTATTTTGGCTGCACTGTTAGCCGGAGCTGCCGTCAGCGTCGCTGGACTCATTGGTTTTGTTGGACTCGTCGTCCCACATGCCGTTCGTTTAATTATCGGAGACGACTATCGCTTTCTCCTTCCGCTTTCTATAGTCGGTGGAGCATCTTTAGTCGTTTTAGCAGATACATTCGCACGTACCTGGTTTGATCCGATTGAGCTTCCTGTAGGCATCCTTCTTGCCTGTCTGGGAGCACCATTCTTTCTTTATCTATTACGTAAAAAGGGGGCAATACGATGA
- a CDS encoding ABC transporter substrate-binding protein gives MNKGWAKGLFAFSLAAMVLAGCGSGGNNTAASPDASAAANTGSTAAKKLVVSTWGFSEDFFKKEVYAPFEKEHNVEIVVEIGNNAERLNKVLQGSSNVDVIYLSDYYAQQGIEADAFETIDRSKIPNLEQVYDIAKAPNGEQYGPAYTVGRFGIAYDPTAIGMEIASWSDLWKPELKGKLILPNITATSGPMVVDAASAAHGGNTFNEDSAFTKLAELNGSVVKYYGQTSEFINMFTQGEAAAGPIMEMYIKDLKTAVPGVKFVAPSEGAYAVINTMNVVKGSANKELAEEFINWQLSQEVQEKSAKAKIDSPVNTNVKLTAEEAEGITYGADVVEKLRKLDMAFVNQNLKGWIDRFNREVAR, from the coding sequence ATGAACAAAGGTTGGGCAAAAGGATTATTTGCATTTTCGCTGGCAGCAATGGTATTGGCAGGCTGTGGCAGCGGCGGCAACAATACGGCGGCAAGCCCTGATGCTTCAGCAGCAGCAAATACAGGAAGCACAGCAGCCAAAAAGCTAGTTGTTTCCACGTGGGGCTTCTCGGAAGACTTTTTCAAAAAAGAAGTATATGCCCCTTTCGAGAAGGAGCACAATGTTGAGATTGTCGTAGAAATCGGCAACAATGCGGAGCGATTGAACAAGGTACTTCAAGGCAGCTCAAATGTAGATGTTATTTATTTGTCCGATTATTATGCGCAGCAAGGGATTGAAGCAGATGCGTTTGAAACGATCGATCGCAGCAAAATCCCAAATCTTGAGCAGGTATACGATATTGCTAAAGCGCCAAATGGCGAGCAATACGGACCAGCCTATACGGTAGGCCGCTTCGGTATCGCTTACGATCCTACGGCTATCGGCATGGAAATTGCCTCGTGGAGCGACCTTTGGAAGCCCGAGCTGAAAGGCAAGCTGATTCTTCCTAATATAACGGCGACAAGCGGGCCGATGGTCGTGGATGCGGCGTCTGCCGCCCACGGCGGAAATACTTTTAATGAGGACTCCGCTTTCACTAAATTAGCAGAGCTCAATGGCAGCGTCGTGAAATATTACGGTCAAACCTCCGAGTTCATTAATATGTTCACCCAAGGCGAAGCAGCAGCTGGGCCTATTATGGAAATGTACATTAAAGATTTGAAAACAGCTGTTCCGGGCGTGAAATTCGTTGCTCCATCTGAAGGCGCTTATGCCGTTATCAATACGATGAACGTAGTTAAAGGCAGCGCCAACAAGGAGCTGGCTGAGGAATTCATCAACTGGCAGCTTAGCCAAGAGGTACAGGAGAAGTCAGCCAAAGCGAAAATCGATTCTCCGGTCAATACCAATGTAAAGCTTACTGCTGAAGAAGCGGAAGGCATCACTTACGGAGCAGACGTTGTAGAAAAGCTTCGCAAGCTTGATATGGCGTTCGTCAATCAAAATCTCAAAGGCTGGATCGATCGTTTCAACCGTGAAGTAGCACGTTAA